The Staphylococcus carnosus genome has a segment encoding these proteins:
- the dnaA gene encoding chromosomal replication initiator protein DnaA: MSKEEIWDKVLELAKNELTPISYSTWFEPPKTELIDIQENTAIILVESNFVQDFLKKQYTDIIADLIEKAIGTKLMPNFVIQEDLTEDKQVKDSAKAKSEAKPDVQAPQNSSEDQFNVHNTFETFVIGPGNRFPHAASLAVAEAPAKAYNPLFIYGGVGLGKTHLMHAIGHYVLENNRDAKVIYTSSEKFTNEFIKSIRDNETEQFREKYRNIDVLLIDDIQFIQNKEQTQEEFFHTFNDLHQTGKQIVISSDRPPKEIAKLEDRLRSRFEWGLIVDITPPDYETRMAILQKKLEEEDVDIPLESLTYIANQIQSNIRELEGALTRVIAYSRLQNEAITTELTAEALKDIIQTPKSKKITIQDIQKVVGQYYNVRLEDFAAKKRTKSIAYPRQIAMYLSRELTDFSLPKIGEEFGGRDHTTVIHAHMKIQTDMSEDPIFKQEVENLEKEIRNQ; the protein is encoded by the coding sequence ATGTCTAAAGAAGAAATTTGGGACAAAGTTCTTGAATTGGCAAAGAACGAATTAACCCCTATTAGCTATAGCACTTGGTTTGAACCGCCAAAAACGGAATTAATCGATATCCAAGAAAATACAGCTATTATTTTGGTTGAATCAAATTTTGTTCAAGATTTTTTAAAAAAGCAATATACCGATATCATTGCTGATTTAATTGAAAAAGCAATCGGGACAAAACTGATGCCTAACTTTGTAATTCAAGAAGATTTAACTGAAGACAAGCAAGTGAAAGATTCTGCAAAAGCAAAATCTGAAGCTAAACCCGATGTTCAAGCGCCTCAAAACAGCAGCGAAGATCAATTTAATGTACATAATACATTTGAAACTTTTGTCATCGGTCCCGGCAACCGCTTCCCGCACGCTGCAAGTCTTGCAGTAGCTGAAGCGCCGGCTAAAGCCTATAATCCGCTCTTCATTTATGGAGGCGTTGGTTTAGGAAAAACGCATTTGATGCATGCGATCGGACATTACGTTTTAGAAAATAATCGCGATGCGAAAGTGATTTATACATCAAGTGAAAAATTCACGAATGAATTCATTAAATCTATTCGCGATAATGAAACCGAGCAATTCCGTGAAAAATATCGTAATATCGATGTACTTTTGATTGATGATATTCAATTCATCCAAAACAAAGAACAAACACAAGAAGAGTTTTTCCATACTTTCAATGATTTGCATCAAACTGGAAAACAAATTGTCATTTCAAGTGATCGACCACCAAAAGAAATTGCAAAATTAGAAGATCGCTTGCGTTCACGTTTTGAATGGGGACTCATCGTAGACATCACGCCGCCTGATTATGAAACAAGAATGGCAATTTTACAGAAAAAGTTAGAGGAAGAAGATGTGGATATCCCACTTGAATCACTCACTTATATTGCGAATCAAATTCAATCCAATATTCGTGAGTTAGAAGGCGCGCTTACGCGAGTTATCGCCTATTCAAGATTACAAAACGAAGCAATCACAACTGAACTGACTGCTGAAGCATTGAAAGATATTATTCAAACTCCAAAATCCAAAAAAATAACAATTCAAGACATTCAAAAAGTGGTAGGTCAATACTATAACGTACGTCTTGAAGACTTTGCTGCTAAGAAAAGAACTAAATCCATTGCTTATCCTAGACAGATAGCAATGTATCTTTCTCGAGAACTTACTGATTTTTCACTTCCGAAAATCGGAGAAGAATTTGGAGGTCGTGATCACACAACCGTGATTCATGCACATATGAAAATTCAAACAGATATGTCAGAAGATCCTATTTTCAAACAAGAAGTAGAGAATTTAGAAAAAGAAATTCGAAATCAGTAA
- the dnaN gene encoding DNA polymerase III subunit beta, which produces MMEFTIRRDYFINQLNDTLKAISPRTTLPILTGIKIDAKEDEVILTGSDSEISIEISIPKQVDGEDIVTISETGSVVLPGRFFVDIIKKLPGKDVKLSTNAQFQTLITSGHSEFNLSGLDPDQYPLLPQVSQDDAIQLPIKVLKNVIAQTNFAVSTSETRPVLTGVNWLIQDNELICTATDSHRLAVRKLKLEDEDIDNKNVIIPGKALAELNKIVSDSEDDINIFFASNQVLFKVGHINFISRLLEGHYPDTSRLFPENYETKIEMSNSDFYHAIDRASLLAREGGNNVIKLSTGNEEVELSSTSPEIGTVKEDVNANDVEGSNLKISFNSKYMMDALKAIDSDEVEVEFFGTMKPFTLKPKEDDSVVQLILPIRTY; this is translated from the coding sequence ATGATGGAATTCACGATTCGAAGAGATTATTTCATAAACCAATTAAACGACACATTAAAAGCAATTTCACCAAGAACAACATTACCTATTTTGACAGGTATTAAAATCGACGCTAAAGAAGATGAAGTGATTCTTACAGGATCAGACTCAGAAATCTCAATTGAAATTTCAATACCAAAACAAGTTGATGGCGAAGACATTGTCACTATTTCAGAGACAGGTTCAGTAGTACTTCCTGGTCGTTTCTTTGTAGATATTATTAAAAAATTACCAGGAAAAGATGTTAAACTTTCAACAAATGCACAATTCCAAACTTTAATCACATCAGGTCATTCTGAATTTAACTTAAGCGGATTAGATCCAGATCAATATCCATTATTGCCGCAGGTTTCACAAGATGACGCTATCCAATTACCGATTAAAGTCTTGAAAAACGTGATTGCGCAAACAAACTTCGCTGTGTCCACCTCAGAAACACGGCCAGTTTTAACTGGTGTGAACTGGTTGATTCAAGATAATGAATTAATATGCACTGCTACAGATTCACACCGCTTGGCTGTAAGAAAATTAAAATTAGAAGACGAAGATATCGATAACAAAAATGTCATCATTCCAGGTAAAGCATTAGCTGAGTTGAACAAAATCGTTTCTGACTCAGAAGATGACATCAATATTTTCTTTGCTTCTAACCAAGTATTATTCAAAGTCGGACACATTAATTTCATTTCACGTCTGCTTGAAGGACATTATCCAGATACATCTCGTTTGTTCCCTGAAAACTATGAAACAAAAATTGAGATGAGCAACAGTGATTTCTATCACGCTATTGATCGTGCATCACTACTTGCACGTGAAGGCGGCAATAACGTTATTAAATTAAGTACTGGTAATGAAGAAGTTGAACTTTCTTCTACTTCACCAGAAATCGGTACTGTAAAAGAAGATGTTAATGCTAATGATGTTGAAGGCAGCAACTTAAAAATTTCATTCAACTCTAAATACATGATGGATGCCTTAAAAGCAATCGACAGTGACGAAGTTGAAGTTGAATTCTTCGGTACGATGAAACCATTTACGTTAAAACCGAAAGAGGACGATTCAGTTGTTCAATTAATTCTTCCAATCAGAACATATTAA
- the yaaA gene encoding S4 domain-containing protein YaaA: protein MVEKIIVEGEITLGQFLKTEGIIESGGQAKWFLKEFDVYLNGERETRRGKKLEDGDQIDIPEVGSFVIAQQGDQ from the coding sequence TTGGTTGAAAAAATCATAGTTGAAGGTGAAATTACTTTAGGACAATTTTTGAAAACTGAAGGAATTATTGAATCTGGCGGACAAGCAAAATGGTTTTTAAAAGAATTTGATGTTTATTTGAATGGCGAACGTGAAACACGTCGCGGCAAAAAACTAGAAGATGGTGATCAAATCGACATTCCTGAAGTTGGTTCATTTGTAATTGCTCAACAAGGTGACCAATGA
- the recF gene encoding DNA replication/repair protein RecF (All proteins in this family for which functions are known are DNA-binding proteins that assist the filamentation of RecA onto DNA for the initiation of recombination or recombinational repair.), with the protein MKLNALQLENYRNYEEVVLDCHPDVNILIGENAQGKTNLLESIYTLALAKSHRTSNDKELIRFNAEYAKIEGELSYRHGKMPLTMFITKKGKKVKVNHLEQHRLTQYVGHLNVVLFAPEDLNIVKGSPQVRRRFIDMELGQISAVYLNDLSQYQRILKQKNNYLKQLQMKQKTDRTMLEVLNQQFAEYALKITLKRVHFINELETLAKPIHSSITDERETLDLEYRPSLKLSEETDEAKLYEEVQKLLQDNMEREIERGVALYGPHRDDLGFKVNEMDAQTYGSQGQQRTTALSIKLAEIELINIEVGEYPILLLDDVLSELDDSRQTHLLSTIQDKVQTFVTTTSVEGIDHEIMKHAKLYRINQGEIIK; encoded by the coding sequence ATGAAATTAAACGCACTCCAGCTTGAAAATTATAGAAATTACGAAGAAGTTGTATTGGATTGCCATCCTGACGTCAATATTTTGATTGGAGAAAACGCACAAGGCAAAACCAACTTGCTCGAATCAATTTACACACTTGCACTGGCTAAAAGTCATCGTACTTCAAATGACAAAGAGCTCATACGTTTTAACGCTGAGTATGCTAAAATAGAAGGTGAGCTGAGTTATAGACACGGCAAGATGCCATTAACGATGTTTATAACTAAAAAAGGCAAGAAGGTTAAAGTAAATCACTTGGAACAACATCGTCTGACTCAATATGTCGGGCACTTGAATGTTGTTCTTTTTGCCCCAGAAGACTTAAATATCGTAAAAGGGTCGCCTCAAGTGCGACGTCGATTTATCGATATGGAACTGGGGCAGATTTCTGCAGTGTATCTGAACGACTTGTCTCAATATCAGCGCATTTTAAAACAAAAGAATAATTACTTGAAACAATTGCAAATGAAACAAAAGACCGATCGTACGATGTTAGAAGTCTTAAATCAGCAATTTGCAGAGTATGCGCTGAAAATCACGTTGAAGCGCGTGCATTTCATCAATGAGTTGGAAACACTAGCAAAACCGATTCATTCAAGTATCACTGATGAACGTGAAACTTTGGATCTTGAATACAGACCAAGTTTAAAACTTTCAGAAGAAACGGATGAAGCAAAACTTTACGAAGAAGTGCAAAAGCTTTTACAAGACAATATGGAACGCGAAATAGAACGCGGTGTGGCACTTTATGGACCTCACCGTGATGATTTGGGTTTTAAGGTTAATGAAATGGATGCGCAAACGTATGGATCTCAAGGTCAGCAGCGTACAACAGCGTTATCTATCAAGTTGGCTGAAATCGAATTAATCAATATCGAAGTAGGCGAATACCCAATCTTATTGCTGGATGATGTATTAAGTGAATTAGATGACTCCCGTCAGACTCACCTATTAAGTACTATTCAAGATAAGGTGCAGACATTTGTTACTACAACATCTGTCGAAGGTATCGACCACGAAATTATGAAACATGCAAAACTTTACCGAATAAATCAAGGTGAAATTATCAAGTGA
- the gyrB gene encoding DNA topoisomerase (ATP-hydrolyzing) subunit B, with product MEALSDVNNTENYGAGQIQVLEGLEAVRKRPGMYIGSTSERGLHHLVWEIVDNSIDEALAGYADKIEVIIEKDNWIRVTDNGRGIPVDIQEKMGRPAVEVILTVLHAGGKFGGGGYKVSGGLHGVGSSVVNALSEDLEVYVHRNNKIYNQAYKRGIPQYDLKVIGETEHNGTEIRFKADPEIFTETTTYQYEVLQKRIRELAFLNKGIQISLRDERDEDNIREDSYHYEGGIKSYVELLNENKEPLFDEPVYVHDRKDDVEVEIAIQYNSGFTTNLLSYANNIHTYEGGTHEDGFKRALTRVLNSYGTKSGLIKEDKERLSGEDTREGMTAIVSIKHEDPQFEGQTKTKLGNSEVRQIVDRLSAEDMERFLYEHPQVARIIIEKGLMASRARIAAKKAREVTRRKSALEVSSLPGKLADCSSKNPEESEIFLVEGDSAGGSTKLGRDSRTQAILPLRGKILNVEKSRLDRILNNNEIRSMITAFGTGIGGEFDISKARYHKIVIMTDADVDGAHIRTLLLTFFYRFMRPLIEAGYVYIAQPPLFKLTQGKQKYYVFNERELEKLKSELKPTPKWSISRYKGLGEMDADQLWETTMNPEHRSMLQVTLEDAIEADTTFEMLMGDVVENRRQFIEDNAVYANLDF from the coding sequence GTGGAAGCATTGTCAGATGTGAACAACACGGAAAATTATGGTGCTGGACAAATTCAAGTTTTAGAAGGACTTGAAGCGGTTCGTAAGCGACCAGGTATGTATATTGGTTCAACTTCAGAAAGAGGTCTGCACCATTTAGTTTGGGAAATTGTGGACAATAGTATTGACGAAGCATTAGCTGGCTATGCTGATAAAATCGAAGTCATTATCGAAAAAGATAATTGGATTCGAGTAACAGATAACGGACGTGGTATTCCTGTTGATATTCAAGAAAAAATGGGACGTCCTGCAGTTGAAGTTATCTTAACTGTTTTACATGCCGGAGGTAAATTCGGCGGCGGCGGATACAAAGTTTCAGGTGGATTGCATGGTGTAGGTTCATCTGTTGTAAACGCACTATCAGAAGACTTAGAAGTCTATGTTCACCGAAATAATAAAATTTATAATCAAGCTTATAAACGCGGTATTCCGCAATATGATTTGAAAGTCATCGGCGAAACAGAACATAACGGTACAGAAATCCGTTTCAAAGCCGATCCTGAAATTTTTACAGAAACAACGACTTACCAATACGAAGTATTACAAAAACGTATTAGAGAATTGGCTTTCTTGAATAAAGGCATTCAAATCTCTTTACGTGATGAACGTGATGAAGATAATATTCGCGAAGATTCATACCACTATGAAGGCGGTATTAAGTCTTACGTAGAATTATTGAATGAAAATAAAGAACCTTTATTTGATGAACCTGTATATGTTCATGATCGTAAAGATGATGTAGAAGTTGAAATCGCAATTCAATATAATAGCGGCTTCACAACAAACTTATTATCTTATGCGAATAACATTCACACTTACGAAGGCGGAACGCATGAAGATGGCTTCAAACGCGCCTTAACACGTGTGTTAAACAGCTATGGTACAAAATCAGGTTTAATCAAAGAGGATAAAGAACGTTTGTCTGGTGAAGATACACGTGAAGGTATGACAGCAATTGTCTCAATCAAACACGAAGATCCTCAGTTCGAAGGACAAACAAAAACAAAACTCGGCAACTCTGAAGTACGTCAGATTGTAGACAGACTTTCCGCTGAAGATATGGAACGTTTCTTGTATGAACATCCGCAAGTTGCACGTATTATTATCGAAAAAGGTCTGATGGCTTCTCGTGCACGTATTGCAGCTAAAAAAGCACGTGAAGTAACACGTAGAAAATCTGCTTTAGAAGTTTCCAGCTTACCTGGTAAATTAGCAGACTGCTCAAGTAAAAACCCTGAAGAAAGTGAAATCTTCTTAGTCGAAGGTGACTCTGCCGGAGGGTCTACAAAACTTGGACGTGACTCTAGAACACAAGCGATTTTACCATTGCGCGGTAAGATCTTGAACGTTGAAAAATCACGCTTAGACAGAATTTTAAATAATAATGAAATCCGCTCAATGATTACTGCATTCGGTACAGGAATCGGCGGAGAATTTGATATTTCTAAAGCACGTTATCATAAAATCGTTATTATGACAGATGCCGATGTCGACGGTGCCCATATCAGAACACTCTTGTTAACATTCTTCTACCGCTTTATGCGCCCGTTGATTGAAGCAGGATATGTTTATATTGCACAGCCGCCATTGTTCAAATTGACACAAGGCAAACAAAAATATTATGTCTTCAACGAAAGAGAATTGGAAAAATTAAAATCAGAATTGAAACCAACACCAAAATGGTCAATCTCTCGTTATAAAGGTTTAGGAGAAATGGATGCTGACCAATTATGGGAAACAACAATGAACCCAGAACACCGTTCAATGCTTCAAGTTACATTAGAAGATGCGATTGAAGCGGATACGACATTTGAAATGTTGATGGGCGATGTGGTTGAAAATCGTAGACAATTCATCGAAGACAACGCTGTATATGCGAACTTGGATTTCTAA
- the gyrA gene encoding DNA gyrase subunit A has translation MAEYPESRIIERNISNEMRESFLDYAMSVIVSRALPDVRDGLKPVHRRILYGLNEQGMTPDKPYKKSARIVGDVMGKYHPHGDSSIYEAMVRMAQDFSYRYPLVDGQGNFGSMDGDGAAAMRYTEARMTKLATELLRDINKDTIDFIDNYDGTEREPAVLPARFPNLLVNGASGIAVGMATNIPPHNMTEVINGVLSLSHNPDITISELMEDIQGPDFPTAGLILGKSGIRRAYETGRGSIQMRARAEIEERGGGRQRIVVSEIPFQVNKARMIEKIAELAREKKVDGITDLRDETSLRTGVRVVIDIRKDANASVILNNLYKLTPLQTSFGVNMIALINGRPKLINLKEALVEYLEHQKVVVRRRTEYNLKKAEDRAHILEGLRIALDHIDEIISTIRESETDKEAMERLQGRFKLSERQAQAILDMRLRRLTGLERDKIESEYNELIAYIEELRAILADEEKLLELVREELTEVRERFGDERRSEIQLGGLDQIEDEDLIPEEQIVITLSHNNYIKRLPVSTYRAQNRGGRGVQGMNTLEEDFVSQIVTMSTHDNVLFFTNKGRVYKLKGYEVPELSRQSKGIPVINAIELENDESISTMIAVNDLEKEDAYLVFATKNGIVKRSSLSNFSHINRNGKIAINFRDEDELVAVRLTDGTKDVLLGTSHASLIRFKESKLRPLGRTAAGVKGITLREGDELVGLAVATEDSEDEVLVVTENGYGKRTPLNEYRISNRGGKGIKTATITEKNGDIVCITTVTGEEDIMIVTNQGVIIRIDVDDISQNGRAAQGVRLIRLGEEQFVSTVAKVQEDLEDELEGTSDSETPGEGEATVSVEEHVVETDDEGQTIHTEVDETVDEDGEKEELRQDFMDRVNEDIESADHEDDENDEE, from the coding sequence ATGGCTGAATATCCTGAATCAAGAATAATTGAACGAAACATCAGTAACGAGATGCGTGAATCGTTTTTAGATTATGCGATGAGTGTAATCGTATCTCGTGCTTTGCCAGACGTCAGAGATGGTTTGAAACCAGTACATCGTCGTATTTTGTATGGTTTGAACGAACAAGGAATGACGCCTGATAAACCGTATAAAAAATCTGCACGTATTGTTGGGGATGTAATGGGTAAATATCACCCTCACGGTGACTCTTCTATTTACGAAGCTATGGTACGTATGGCACAGGATTTCAGCTATCGTTACCCTCTTGTTGATGGACAAGGGAACTTCGGTTCAATGGATGGTGATGGTGCAGCCGCAATGCGTTATACAGAAGCACGTATGACAAAACTTGCGACAGAATTACTAAGAGATATCAATAAAGATACAATTGATTTTATTGATAACTACGATGGTACTGAAAGAGAGCCGGCAGTCTTACCTGCTCGTTTCCCTAACTTGCTTGTTAACGGTGCTTCAGGTATCGCAGTAGGTATGGCAACGAACATTCCGCCTCACAACATGACAGAAGTAATTAACGGGGTATTAAGTTTAAGTCATAATCCAGATATCACAATCAGTGAATTGATGGAAGACATCCAAGGTCCTGACTTCCCAACAGCAGGATTGATTTTAGGAAAAAGCGGTATTCGTCGTGCTTATGAAACAGGACGCGGTTCGATTCAAATGCGTGCTCGTGCTGAAATCGAAGAACGTGGCGGCGGTCGCCAACGTATCGTTGTTTCTGAAATCCCATTCCAAGTTAATAAAGCACGTATGATTGAAAAAATTGCAGAATTAGCGCGTGAGAAAAAAGTAGACGGCATTACAGATTTACGTGATGAAACAAGTTTACGTACAGGCGTACGTGTTGTGATTGATATCCGTAAAGATGCAAATGCGAGCGTTATTCTTAATAATTTATACAAATTGACACCACTACAAACATCATTTGGTGTGAATATGATTGCTTTAATCAATGGCAGACCAAAATTAATCAATTTGAAAGAAGCTTTAGTTGAGTATTTAGAACATCAAAAAGTCGTAGTTCGCAGACGTACTGAATACAACTTGAAAAAAGCTGAAGATCGTGCGCATATCTTAGAAGGTTTAAGAATTGCGTTAGACCATATCGATGAGATTATTTCAACAATCCGTGAATCTGAAACAGATAAAGAAGCAATGGAACGCTTGCAAGGCCGTTTCAAATTATCTGAACGCCAAGCGCAAGCTATCTTAGATATGCGTTTAAGACGTTTAACAGGTTTAGAACGCGATAAGATTGAATCTGAATATAACGAGTTAATCGCTTATATCGAAGAGTTGAGAGCTATTTTGGCTGATGAAGAAAAATTACTAGAACTTGTTCGAGAAGAATTAACTGAAGTCAGAGAACGCTTCGGAGACGAACGCCGTTCTGAAATCCAACTTGGCGGTTTAGACCAAATTGAAGATGAAGACTTAATTCCAGAAGAACAAATTGTTATTACATTAAGTCACAATAACTATATTAAACGTCTTCCGGTTTCAACTTATCGTGCACAAAACAGAGGCGGTCGCGGTGTTCAAGGTATGAATACTTTAGAAGAAGATTTCGTGAGCCAAATCGTTACAATGAGTACTCACGATAATGTCTTATTCTTTACGAATAAAGGCCGTGTTTATAAATTGAAAGGTTATGAAGTGCCGGAACTCTCACGTCAGTCTAAAGGTATTCCGGTTATTAACGCAATCGAATTAGAAAATGATGAATCAATCAGTACGATGATTGCGGTAAATGACCTTGAAAAAGAAGATGCTTACTTAGTATTTGCGACTAAGAATGGTATCGTAAAACGTTCATCACTCAGCAACTTCTCACACATTAATCGTAATGGTAAAATTGCAATCAACTTCAGAGATGAAGATGAGTTAGTAGCAGTTCGTCTTACTGACGGTACTAAAGACGTCTTACTTGGAACATCACACGCTTCATTGATTCGCTTTAAAGAATCTAAATTACGTCCATTAGGCCGTACAGCAGCTGGTGTGAAAGGTATTACATTACGTGAAGGCGATGAACTTGTCGGCTTAGCAGTAGCAACTGAAGACAGTGAAGATGAAGTCTTAGTTGTAACTGAAAATGGTTACGGAAAACGTACACCGCTTAATGAATACCGTATTTCAAACCGAGGCGGTAAAGGTATTAAAACTGCGACAATCACTGAGAAAAATGGTGATATCGTCTGCATCACAACTGTGACTGGCGAAGAAGATATTATGATTGTAACGAACCAAGGTGTAATCATCCGAATTGATGTAGACGACATTTCTCAAAATGGACGTGCTGCACAAGGTGTTCGTCTTATCCGTTTAGGTGAAGAACAATTTGTTTCTACTGTCGCAAAAGTACAAGAAGATCTTGAAGATGAGCTAGAAGGAACATCGGATAGCGAAACTCCTGGTGAAGGTGAAGCAACAGTTTCAGTTGAAGAACATGTTGTTGAAACTGATGATGAGGGACAAACAATCCATACTGAAGTCGATGAAACAGTTGATGAAGATGGAGAAAAAGAAGAATTAAGACAAGACTTTATGGACCGCGTCAATGAAGATATCGAAAGTGCGGATCATGAAGATGATGAAAACGATGAAGAATAA
- a CDS encoding NAD(P)H-hydrate dehydratase: MIFKKDGGIVVEILNNVSIPKRKDDTHKGDYGKILLIGGNANLGGAIIMAARACVYSGSGLITVATHPTNHAAIHSRCPEAMVIDINDTKQLTKMVEMTDSILIGPGLGKDFKGNNAMTILLQNIQPHQNLIIDGDAISIISKLKLDIPKCHRIVYTPHQMEWERLSGIPIDEQTEERNREAVNEMGGVVVLKKHGTEIYLKDQTYKLDIGTPAMATGGMGDTLAGIITSFVGQFDDFDYAVTTGTYVHSYIGECLSKDMYVVPPSNLIKEIPYAMKRLEEKDGEDA; encoded by the coding sequence ATGATTTTTAAGAAAGATGGAGGGATTGTAGTGGAAATACTAAATAACGTATCTATTCCAAAAAGAAAAGATGATACGCATAAAGGTGATTATGGTAAGATTCTTTTAATTGGAGGAAATGCGAATTTGGGTGGCGCAATTATCATGGCTGCACGTGCTTGTGTTTACAGCGGAAGCGGTTTGATTACCGTTGCGACACACCCAACTAACCATGCTGCTATCCATTCACGTTGCCCTGAGGCAATGGTGATAGACATTAACGATACGAAACAATTAACAAAAATGGTTGAAATGACGGACAGTATCTTGATTGGTCCTGGATTAGGCAAAGACTTCAAAGGTAATAATGCGATGACAATTTTACTTCAAAATATTCAGCCGCACCAAAACTTGATTATTGATGGAGATGCGATTTCAATCATCAGTAAATTGAAATTAGATATTCCGAAATGCCACCGTATCGTTTACACACCGCATCAAATGGAATGGGAACGCTTGAGCGGTATTCCTATTGATGAACAAACAGAAGAACGTAACCGTGAAGCGGTTAATGAAATGGGCGGTGTTGTTGTTTTGAAAAAACACGGCACTGAAATCTATTTAAAAGATCAAACTTATAAATTAGATATCGGTACACCTGCAATGGCAACAGGTGGTATGGGTGACACACTTGCTGGTATTATCACAAGTTTTGTCGGCCAATTTGATGATTTTGACTATGCTGTTACAACAGGTACTTATGTACACAGTTATATTGGCGAATGCTTATCTAAAGATATGTATGTTGTACCGCCATCCAATTTAATTAAAGAAATTCCTTATGCGATGAAACGTTTAGAAGAAAAAGACGGCGAAGACGCATAA